In the genome of Juglans microcarpa x Juglans regia isolate MS1-56 chromosome 6S, Jm3101_v1.0, whole genome shotgun sequence, the window TACGATTCACAATCTCTCTCCATTTTGTTCAGGGAACAAAATGGAGAGAGATTCTGTCTCTGTCGGTATCGTGTACCTCGTCTTCTCTCGTGTGTTTTATTTTCCTACTCGAGTCTCTGCACTAGTGGTATTATTGctgattttaatttagaaagGGACGGAaattcaggttttttttttcttttttttttttcagatttttctgaCATTAACTCGCCCCCTTATATTAAGATCATCTCTGTTGGCTGATGTGCCTACCACGTGGCAAGGCCAATGGGGCAAACGGAGGGGGCACCAAAAGGGCATCCCATTTTCCAGTAAATAATACGCAACGCAGTCAAATGGTCACTGCTTTAAACCTCTAAAAACCCTGTAAAATCAAAATCCCCATCTCCTTTGATCCTCTCTTCGACTTGTATCGACCCCTAaggtattctctctctctctctctcgcgcgcgCGTTTGTGTGTGTTTAACTTATTGATCTGTGAGGATGGTGTGGAacaattgaaaatgaatggGTTATCCCACATTATGATTCATATTAATACTTTCTTGATATTCTCTATGTAAGCTTCTCTGGGATTTGGGTATGTTCTTTGGTGGCTTAATTTCGTGTACCTTGtaaattcaactcatttattgaATTTCATCGCTTTTTTGAAGTTGGGTTTGTGTTAGTCTCAGTTTTGGAAGAATTTGCTCTAGGAATTATGTGATCTCGTGCTATTGGTTTCGAGTATCTGCTGCTGATAACAccgaatattattttcttttttctttcttcctatGAAGACTGATAATTATTTGGTTGTCGAGAACGCCGTTTTTCGTTTATGgtaaaatttaagaataatcTGAGTAGTGAATACTGGGAAAATGTACGAAAATAAAGAACCAGAAGATTTTATACTGAGGCGAAATAATTTATAGCTTTTTTGTTATTCCTTGAAACAAACTATGCAGCGAGTGGCAATCTTAGAAATAATTAGAATCACTTCCATGCTTCTTTTCCCCATTGAGACTAGGCCAGATTCACTCTGCAGCCATCCTAACACTTCCACCCTCTTTCGTGATAAAGTAAGATTGCTTTATTTTTACTGCGTGTGGCATGGGTTAGTGTTTGAAGGTTCATGTTATCAACCCACTAGGTAAAACTTACCCTTGAAAATTAGCTTACAAGGGAAGAGTGCCTAGGGGCTTATAAACTATTaaccaatctcatacttagtcgatgtgggatcgtaacagTTGAGGATGATTTACCTTCAAGGAGCGAACTTCTCCTTATATATTTATGGTTTGCATGATGTAACTATCTGCAACTGGCCTGCCTTCTGAACTGGGCTCATCTTGCAACCTTCAAGTCTTACTACATTGGTACAGCATTAAGTTTGGCTGATGCATATCTTTGTGAGCTACTTCATTGGTATGAGCTATTAGAATTCAGGCCAATTGTACTGGGAAAGGAATTAATTCTGTTACTTAGACAACAAATTCTTAAGTCATGAATTTGATTAAGATTCTGTTACTTCACAATTCTTTGATTGTAAAGAATCTGGTTTAGTTTAGTAGCCTGTTAGATCGGTAATGatgtttattatttaatgcTTCTATACTCAAAAGCAGTTTAATGGGTTTTGACAGCAACATATGGGAACCAGGGGAGTTATTAGTGATAAGTGGTCTATGAGGGTTCTGTGGCTCTGTGCAATTGGAAGTGCAGTGGGTATGCATTCCTAAccgttttttgttttatgaaacTAATCTGATCTGACAATCCCCAACCCTTTTTTGTCATAGTTTTCTATCAATGAATCTTATATGATTGCCTAATCGATTGCCTcaatgatcttttatttttccctcctttttggTGGTGGTGCTCACTACTTGTTTAGGCCTATATATGGTTGCTGTAGAAAGACAAACGCAGAACAGGAACCGGATGTTGGCTGAGAATTTGAAGGCAATGGAGGGTGAAGGCAGCGACGAGCATGCTTAAATACAGGCATGTAACATGATAGAAAgtttgtaaaatctttttaaagTGCTTTCCCAGGTTTCCAGATTGGGCCATCTGTTTATGCACAATgtttcttctttccctttttctcccTTCTCATGGcatcaaattttccaaactggTCGGCAGGCCTCTCATTGATAattatttactttctttttaagTTTAGACCATAAATTTATCCCATGCCAACTGTGATTTATACACATTATGTTCCTTGAGGGATCGCCATTAGGTTTATAATGGCAAATTGAATGAGTTTACTGGATTTGCCATTTCCCATGTTATTTGTGTAGTTTTCTCGTCAGAAGCGGATGATGCAtggcttttatatatatatatatatatatatattccttaaaAGAACAATCCCTAGTACTCATCTGGAGGCCTCCACTTACCGCTGATGGACTGAGACATTGTGGTAGAAGGGATCTTAACCACTAGCGGAAATTAGGGTCTTGGAGACTGTTCTGCTCCGAGTTACTGAAATCCTCCAGCTGCGTGCATTTGCTACCAAACCCATACCAAGTTGCCAACCATGTCAATATAGATATTCTCCATGTCAATGTAGAAATCCTCCAGATGTAAGGGCATGGGACTATCTTCCCAACATTGAGCCCATGAAGgtgaaaaagattaaaaaaaaaaaaaaatgaaagagagagaaaaactaAAGTGCCACCAAGGAAGATCTGAGACACCAGCCTGAGACTATAACGGGCGCCAGATCAATTTCATGACCAAGACAAATCTCAACATGTAATTCTCATACTCGACACGTTGGTTTCAACTCAAttctctgaaaaatatttgtatggtCCAATGTAATTTTTTACGAAGCTTCGTATTTCTAAAGGTTTTGAAGTAGCAAGATCTTCCTCCCCGCCGATGCCAGCTTAAACTGGTATACGATCCCTATTATTGGCTTCACTTAAATACAATATTGAAAGGCATTCAAACAAGGCTGAACTTCGAGGTTTAGATCGTTCAAGGTCATAAAAAATACTCGTATCTGAGGAGGCCCCTAATTTTCAAGAGATGCATGTGGCAATACACAGTAATTGATCAGATGGCTCAAGGAGATCCATAATTTGTTTGCTTTGGATCTATGTGGGATTATCAGCCGAAAATGTTACGTTTTATGCAACAGCGCTACTCTTTCCTTGTAAGTTTGTGTTTCAAACCACCCTTAGTTTGTTCTGCTATGAAAGGGATGTTGCCTTGGGTCAAAAGGCCGAGAAACTAGAACCTGACATGATCATTATGCGAGTTTACATTCTTTGAGTTTCCCGAATTTGTTAAATCAAAATCTTGTATGTTGACATCCACTATGATACAGCTTATATCTTGCAATGTTCTATGAGCTTCTACTATGGGAGGAAGATTACTATAGGGAAGGATCTACACATCTGAAATCCAAATAAAGCCTAAACTCACACATGATATTGTTTGCTTCTCTTTTCTTCATCGGTCATTGATAATTGCTTCATTATCTTCGGGTTGGCAGAGAATAAGATCTTGGAATACCTTCTGTCCTGGAAGACAATGTAACCGACGAAGAAACTGAAGCAGAGGATTGAAGGAGGGGTGCACCCACTCTGCTTGAGGTTTCATTAGCAACTGTAGAGAGGTTGGTTGCACTTGCAGGAGTTGGTTGCATCTCGATCTCAGTGAATGCACCAGTGGTGGTTTCAAGGGCATCGTCAAGCAACTCGTGATCTTCCTCGATTGACATTGCCATGCTTGTATCCGTGTGTACTGTGGAGTTATCGGTGAAAATACCAAGCCTTCTCCTCCTTGCTTTGTTTCTCCATACGTGGACAGTCTCTCTTATCCCTTGAGGAATTAACGCTGCCTTATAGTTTGTTCCcatctgaaattgaaaaataaaagtctaATACTTTTAGGAATGTTAATAGATGAAATTTCAAGGCATGAAACATCTGTATTAATATGATGTATATCCTCACTCGATGCATCTTTAGTAAG includes:
- the LOC121237403 gene encoding uncharacterized protein LOC121237403; translation: MGTRGVISDKWSMRVLWLCAIGSAVGLYMVAVERQTQNRNRMLAENLKAMEGEGSDEHA